The proteins below come from a single Bactrocera dorsalis isolate Fly_Bdor chromosome 5, ASM2337382v1, whole genome shotgun sequence genomic window:
- the LOC105224840 gene encoding Bardet-Biedl syndrome 1 protein homolog, with translation MSVNAKWLQVIVDEDEPRPRLNTVTSCMTLCDIKCDNYVRLIAADIALEDEPTATLKIFRGTTLHTELKLNGIPAAVQSFYSDESEPKTPIIAVAIAESVLFFRNLKPYFKYTVPGLGAEELERDLWLKLPTVRVEQQPALVESLRSIERPKMSRKSQKLIQLSQEEQNEFILKYADATVMRHPNIVALGCLERISSDVNPPSHLVIATDNGDILVLEPQSFGLIYQAKTCDYETVPSMIAVHGTYETDFRIVIATRYGGVYLLRKSVKEGQEIFKISHPFTGLMLLPVDQTITVCAMDCRLVCYSKKGKQLYVNKLPALPMCMIPITLPHLGLTLCCVALEGGLVQLYLQRYLVNEFHMVSTIGAMCFGRTGHEDYVLNMVSVEGEIFVKILKRTAAFDPSELLALKGNVESKAMVETILEKSKKSSIFVEQAAREKQNAKTTYGAFQAELWRLRYVAARATVDAINSSESTISGDITHAPVKLSAEVCGIGPEFRLYLTIQNMSSYKMASNLTVLLHADRRHYTLNKSMAKLPSILPGVPLKIDFEIVAVLDPNLKLPPHTLTIENSQIRVMLLKARQTKPLIAAVIAMPQSEANV, from the exons ATGTCCGTCAACGCCAAATGGCTACAAGTCATCGTAGACGAAGACGAGCCACGACCACGTCTAAACACCGTCACCAGCTGCATGACATTGTGCGATATAAAATGCGACAATTATGTGCGACTGATAGCGGCAGACATCGCATTGGAGGATGAGCCCACGGCGACCTTGAAAATCTTTCGTGGCACTACGCTGCATACGGAGTTGAAGCTCAACGGTATACCAGCTGCTGTACAAAGCTTCTACAGCGACGAGTCGGAGCCAAAAACTCCAA TTATTGCTGTGGCCATCGCGGAATCGGTGTTGttctttcgaaatttgaaaccGTATTTCAAGTACACAGTGCCCGGCTTGGGGGCCGAGGAGTTAGAAAGGGATTTGTGGCTCAAATTACCTACAGTGCGCGTAGAGCAGCAGCCAGCCTTAGTCGAAAGCTTAAGGTCCATTGAGCGCCCAAAGATGTCAAGAAAGTCACAAAAACTAATACAGTTGTCACAAGAAGAACAAAAT GAGTTCATTTTGAAATATGCAGATGCGACGGTAATGCGTCACCCGAATATTGTAGCACTCGGTTGCTTGGAACGTATTTCCAGCGATGTGAATCCACCCTCACATTTGGTTATTGCCACCGATAACGGTGATATATTAGTGTTGGAACCACAAAGTTTCGGCTTAATTTATCAAGCAAAAACCTGTGACTACGAGACCGTGCCTTCTATGATTGCCGTGCATGGCACATACGAGACCGATTTCCGCATTGTAATCGCCACACGCTACGGCGGTGTATATCTACTGCGTAAGTCGGTTAAGGAGGGCCAGgagatatttaaaatatctCATCCATTTACCGGTTTAATGTTGCTGCCAGTGGATCAAACGATAACGGTGTGTGCCATGGATTGTCGTCTCGTTTGTTATTCGAAGAAGGGTAAACAATTGTATGTTAACAAACTTCCCGCGCTGCCGATGTGTATGATACCGATTACACTGCCTCACCTAGGACTCACACTCTGCTGTGTAGCACTGGAAGGTGGTCTGGTGCAATTGTACTTGCAACGTTATTTGGTCAATGAGTTCCACATGGTATCCACAATTGGTGCGATGTGCTTCGGACGCACCGGCCACGAAGATTACGTGCTGAATATGGTTAGTGTTGAGGGTGAGATATTCGTGAAAATTCTAAAAAGGACAGCTGCATTTGATCCCAGTGAGCTGCTTGCACTTAAGGGAAATGTCGAGAGTAAGGCGATGGTTGAAACGATTTTGGAGAAGTCTAAGAAAAGTTCGATATTTGTGGAACAAGCGGCGAGGGAAAAACAAAATGCCAAGA CAACTTATGGCGCATTTCAAGCCGAGCTATGGCGCTTACGTTATGTGGCCGCCCGTGCTACTGTCGACGCCATCAACTCATCGGAGAGCACAATTTCTGGTGACATAACTCATGCACCTGTCAAGCTCTCTGCGGAAGTGTGTGGTATTGGACCGGAGTTTCGACTTTATCTAACAATACAGAATATGTCGAGCTACAAGATGGCATCGAACTTAACTGTGCTGCTCCACGCCGATCGCCGTCATTACACCTTAAATAAATCTATGGCCAAG CTGCCCAGCATATTGCCTGGAGTGCCGCTGAAGATCGACTTTGAGATTGTAGCGGTATTGGATCCAAATCTTAAGTTACCACCACATACACTGACGATAGAAAATTCACAAATACGCGTTATGCTGCTGAAAGCGCGTCAAACGAAACCGCTGATCGCCGCTGTGATCGCCATGCCGCAATCGGAAGCGAATGTTTGA
- the LOC105224775 gene encoding acyl-CoA-binding protein has protein sequence MVTFEEIIEKARNFSKKPTQEEFLEFYGYYKQATVGDCNTDEPEDPVRKALWNSWKEKAGLSVEDAKAHYIEVYKKYAPKYE, from the exons ATGGTCACG TTTGAGGAAATCATTGAGAAAGCCCGCAACTTCTCCAAGAAACCCACACAGGAGGAGTTTTTGGAATTCTACGGCTATTATAAGCAGGCTACAGTTGGTGATTGCAATACCGATGAGCCAGAGGATCCCGTCCGTAAAGCCTTGTGGAACTCTTGGAAGGAGAAGGCCGGTTTGTCCGTCGAAGATGCAAAGGCTCACTATATAGAAGTGTACAAAAAATACGCACccaaatatgaataa